The following are encoded together in the Iodobacter fluviatilis genome:
- a CDS encoding 4-(cytidine 5'-diphospho)-2-C-methyl-D-erythritol kinase, translating into MLVLNRLWQLNLPRSKLMALGLSLGADVPFFIFGESAFVEGIGEIMTPVATPDTYFVILHPAVHVSTPQIFRDPSLTRNTPPITVPLLSSAVTQNDLEAVACKSHPKIAESITWLSQYANARMTGSGSCVFASFSSPNEANSVIYDLPKNMIGFVARSLSKHPLHEFAE; encoded by the coding sequence ATGTTGGTGCTCAACCGCCTGTGGCAGCTTAATTTGCCACGCAGCAAACTGATGGCGCTAGGTTTAAGTTTGGGGGCAGATGTGCCGTTTTTTATTTTTGGCGAGTCGGCTTTTGTTGAAGGGATTGGCGAAATAATGACGCCAGTTGCCACGCCAGACACCTATTTTGTGATCTTGCATCCAGCAGTGCATGTTTCCACGCCGCAGATTTTTCGCGATCCAAGCTTGACAAGAAATACTCCGCCGATTACAGTTCCGCTCCTCAGTAGCGCCGTCACCCAAAACGATCTGGAAGCGGTGGCCTGTAAAAGTCATCCAAAGATAGCTGAAAGTATTACGTGGCTTAGCCAGTATGCAAACGCAAGAATGACTGGCTCAGGTAGTTGTGTTTTTGCAAGTTTTTCTTCACCCAACGAAGCAAACAGTGTAATATACGACCTGCCAAAAAATATGATCGGATTTGTTGCTAGGTCATTAAGTAAGCATCCATTACATGAATTTGCCGAGTAG
- a CDS encoding 4-(cytidine 5'-diphospho)-2-C-methyl-D-erythritol kinase codes for MAMESLSINSVWQDFPAPAKLNLFLHIVGRRPDGYHLLQSVFQLIDLSDTISLRVNTSGEVRHHNPLPGVPAETDLTVRAARLLQQATGCKLGVDIRVDKRLPMGEGLVAVALMLLP; via the coding sequence ATGGCAATGGAATCCCTAAGCATAAATAGCGTCTGGCAAGATTTTCCTGCTCCAGCTAAGCTCAATCTTTTCTTACATATTGTTGGTCGTCGCCCTGATGGCTATCATCTGCTGCAGTCTGTTTTTCAGCTAATTGATTTAAGCGATACGATTAGTTTGCGGGTGAATACAAGTGGAGAGGTGAGGCATCACAATCCTTTGCCAGGTGTTCCTGCCGAGACGGATCTCACCGTGCGTGCTGCCCGTTTGCTGCAGCAAGCCACGGGTTGCAAGCTTGGTGTGGATATCCGAGTAGATAAGCGCCTACCAATGGGGGAGGGGTTGGTGGCGGTAGCTCTGATGCTGCTACCGTGA
- the lolB gene encoding lipoprotein insertase outer membrane protein LolB: MRLWLIAVLFLVGCASTPPVSRSGYSASGRVALKVANERHYAQFDWHQLGEQSELSLSGPLGQTAAELRFSPGLASFKDANQRVIKAASPDELIKEALGWPLPVSGLRWWLRGEADPDSVSHQSKIENGQLLEQAGWRIESTDYRGQPSLPHRLMLSRDDLEIKVVISEWQWNP; this comes from the coding sequence ATGCGTTTATGGTTAATCGCGGTATTGTTTTTAGTTGGCTGTGCAAGTACGCCCCCTGTGAGCCGTTCAGGTTATTCTGCCAGTGGCCGAGTGGCCTTAAAAGTGGCAAATGAAAGGCATTATGCGCAGTTTGATTGGCATCAGCTTGGTGAGCAAAGCGAGTTATCTTTATCAGGCCCACTAGGGCAAACCGCGGCAGAGCTGCGATTTAGCCCTGGTTTAGCGAGCTTTAAGGATGCTAATCAGCGTGTCATTAAGGCCGCATCCCCCGATGAGTTGATCAAAGAAGCGCTGGGCTGGCCCCTGCCGGTGTCTGGCCTGCGCTGGTGGTTGCGTGGCGAGGCCGATCCAGATAGCGTAAGCCACCAAAGCAAAATTGAAAACGGCCAACTGCTTGAGCAAGCAGGCTGGCGTATTGAGAGCACAGATTATCGTGGCCAGCCTAGCTTGCCGCATAGGCTGATGCTAAGTCGTGACGATCTTGAAATTAAAGTAGTGATATCAGAATGGCAATGGAATCCCTAA